A window of Micrococcus endophyticus contains these coding sequences:
- a CDS encoding cysteine desulfurase family protein produces the protein MPSAATPRPLGERVHLDHAATTVVRPSALAALAEAAALPGNPASLHASGRRAKLALEQAREAVAAALGAHPSEVVLTSGGTEADNLAVQGLFRARRAADPQRRRIVLTGAEHHAVLDAVDWLAAHEGAEPVIVPVDADGVVDLAAWDSALAAASERTALAALMWANNEIGTVQPVAEAARIAAAHGVPLHTDAVQAVGAVPVDFAASGAATLAVSGHKAGAPVGVGALLVRRDVALTPVVHGGGQERRLRSGTVSVALAAALAAALTEAVAEQPAEAVRLGALRDRVIDAVEALETVALTGPRDADPATGEPLPPGTRRLPGNVHVTVPGRTADALLFTFDTAGLDTSSGSACTAGVAEPSHVVAALPGRTEADARATQRFTLGRTSTPADVDALITALRALAPAPRRGAPTPKGAPTTKEESR, from the coding sequence ATGCCCTCCGCCGCGACCCCGCGCCCCCTCGGGGAGCGCGTGCACCTGGACCACGCCGCCACCACGGTGGTGCGTCCGAGCGCGCTCGCGGCCCTGGCCGAGGCGGCCGCGCTGCCCGGCAACCCGGCCTCGCTGCACGCCTCCGGGCGGCGCGCGAAGCTGGCGCTCGAGCAGGCGCGCGAGGCGGTCGCCGCGGCCCTCGGCGCGCACCCCAGCGAGGTGGTGCTCACCTCCGGCGGCACCGAGGCGGACAACCTCGCCGTCCAGGGCCTGTTCCGCGCTCGGCGGGCCGCCGACCCGCAGCGGCGGCGGATCGTGCTCACCGGCGCCGAGCACCACGCCGTCCTGGACGCCGTGGACTGGCTCGCCGCCCACGAGGGTGCCGAGCCGGTGATCGTCCCCGTGGACGCCGACGGCGTCGTGGACCTCGCCGCGTGGGATTCCGCGCTCGCCGCGGCCTCCGAGCGCACCGCCCTGGCGGCGCTGATGTGGGCCAACAACGAGATCGGCACCGTCCAGCCCGTGGCCGAGGCCGCGCGGATCGCCGCCGCCCACGGCGTGCCCCTGCACACGGACGCCGTGCAGGCGGTCGGCGCCGTGCCGGTGGACTTCGCCGCCTCCGGGGCGGCCACCCTCGCGGTGTCCGGGCACAAGGCCGGCGCCCCGGTGGGCGTGGGTGCCCTGCTGGTGCGCCGCGACGTGGCCCTGACGCCCGTGGTCCACGGCGGCGGCCAGGAGCGCCGGCTGCGCTCGGGCACCGTCTCCGTGGCGCTGGCCGCCGCGCTCGCGGCCGCCCTCACCGAGGCCGTGGCCGAGCAGCCGGCCGAGGCAGTGCGGCTCGGGGCGCTGCGGGACCGGGTGATCGACGCCGTCGAGGCCCTGGAGACCGTGGCGCTGACCGGGCCGCGGGACGCGGACCCGGCCACGGGGGAGCCCCTGCCGCCGGGCACCCGGCGCCTGCCTGGCAACGTGCACGTCACGGTGCCCGGCCGCACCGCCGACGCGCTGCTGTTCACGTTCGACACCGCCGGCCTGGACACGTCCTCCGGCTCGGCCTGCACCGCCGGGGTGGCCGAGCCCTCCCACGTGGTGGCCGCCCTGCCCGGGCGCACCGAGGCCGACGCGCGGGCCACCCAGCGCTTCACCCTGGGGCGCACGAGCACCCCGGCGGACGTGGACGCGCTGATCACCGCGCTGCGCGCCCTCGCCCCCGCGCCGCGCCGCGGCGCACCGACGCCGAAGGGCGCACCGACCACGAAGGAGGAGAGCCGATGA
- a CDS encoding chorismate mutase: protein MSPDYDPHASSLTGRTDPEVLAELYAIRGSIDNIDASLVYLLAERFKFTQRVGALKARHELPPSDPGREAAQIERLHRLAIEADLEPAFAEKFLNFIIAEVIRHHRALAAGAGPEAPAGDPAADAAPDRTRTDAGDDPRRGGADA from the coding sequence ATGAGCCCGGACTACGACCCCCACGCCAGCTCGCTCACCGGCCGGACGGACCCCGAGGTCCTGGCGGAGCTGTACGCGATCCGCGGGAGCATCGACAACATCGACGCCTCGCTCGTCTACCTGCTCGCCGAGCGGTTCAAGTTCACGCAGCGGGTCGGGGCGCTGAAGGCGCGCCACGAGCTGCCGCCCTCGGACCCGGGCCGCGAGGCCGCCCAGATCGAGCGCCTGCACCGGCTCGCCATCGAGGCCGACCTCGAGCCCGCGTTCGCCGAGAAGTTCCTGAACTTCATCATCGCCGAGGTGATCCGCCACCACCGCGCCCTCGCCGCGGGGGCGGGGCCCGAGGCGCCCGCCGGGGACCCGGCGGCCGATGCGGCGCCGGACCGGACGCGGACGGACGCCGGGGACGACCCTCGGCGCGGCGGCGCCGATGCCTGA
- the mtrA gene encoding MtrAB system response regulator MtrA has product MSRAKILVVDDDEALAEMIGIVLRNDGFEAAFAADGTAALPAFHRERPDLVLLDLMLPGMDGIEVCKLLRSESDVPIVMLTAKSDTADVVRGLESGADDYVPKPFKPAELVARVRARLREGEAKPAEVLQIGDLEIDVAGHQVTRDGAAISLTPLEFDLLVALARRPRHVFTREMLLEEVWGYRHQADTRLVNVHVQRLRSKVEPDPENPCVVLTVRGVGYKAGQG; this is encoded by the coding sequence ATGAGCAGGGCCAAGATCCTGGTGGTGGACGACGACGAGGCGCTGGCCGAGATGATCGGCATCGTCCTGCGCAACGACGGCTTCGAGGCCGCGTTCGCCGCGGACGGCACCGCCGCCCTGCCGGCCTTCCACCGCGAGCGCCCGGACCTCGTGCTCCTGGACCTCATGCTGCCCGGCATGGACGGCATCGAGGTCTGCAAGCTGCTGCGCTCCGAGTCGGACGTGCCGATCGTGATGCTCACCGCCAAGTCGGACACGGCGGACGTGGTCCGCGGCCTGGAGTCCGGCGCCGACGACTACGTGCCCAAACCGTTCAAGCCCGCCGAGCTCGTCGCCCGCGTCCGGGCCCGGCTGCGCGAGGGCGAGGCCAAGCCGGCCGAGGTGCTGCAGATCGGCGACCTCGAGATCGACGTCGCCGGCCACCAGGTCACCCGCGACGGCGCCGCCATCTCGCTCACGCCGCTGGAGTTCGACCTCCTCGTCGCCCTCGCCCGGCGCCCCCGTCACGTCTTCACCCGCGAGATGCTGCTGGAGGAGGTCTGGGGCTACCGCCACCAGGCGGACACCCGCCTCGTGAACGTCCACGTCCAGCGGCTGCGCTCCAAGGTGGAGCCGGACCCGGAGAACCCGTGCGTCGTCCTGACCGTCCGCGGCGTGGGCTACAAGGCCGGCCAGGGCTGA
- the mnmA gene encoding tRNA 2-thiouridine(34) synthase MnmA, whose product MKVLAAMSGGVDSAVAAARAVEAGHDVVGVHLALSRMPGTLRTGSRGCCTIEDASDAWRACERLGIPFYTWDFSERFAEDVVEDFVAEYAAGRTPNPCMRCNERIKFAALLERALELGFDAVCTGHYAAVRPGPDGGLELHRAADDAKDQSYVLGVLTADQLAHCLFPLADTPSKELVRAEAAERGLSVAAKPDSHDICFIPDGDTRGWLAERIDLTPGPIVDADGRAVGEHAGAQAFTVGQRKGLAIGRPAPDGRPRFVLEVRPKENTVVVGGRELLDVDRITGIRPTWAGAALPEARTGEWFDCALQFRAHGEIVDARARQLEDEAGGPRWEIEPARALRGVAPGQTAVLYRGTRVLGQATIDTARNARLAAGSDA is encoded by the coding sequence ATGAAGGTCCTGGCTGCCATGTCCGGAGGAGTGGACTCCGCCGTCGCCGCCGCGCGCGCCGTGGAGGCGGGGCACGACGTCGTCGGGGTGCACCTGGCACTGTCCCGGATGCCCGGCACGCTGCGCACCGGCTCGCGGGGTTGCTGCACCATCGAGGACGCCTCGGACGCGTGGCGCGCCTGCGAGCGCCTGGGCATCCCCTTCTACACGTGGGACTTCTCCGAGCGCTTCGCCGAGGACGTGGTGGAGGACTTCGTCGCCGAGTACGCGGCCGGGCGCACGCCGAACCCGTGCATGCGCTGCAACGAGCGCATCAAGTTCGCCGCCCTGCTGGAGCGCGCCCTCGAGCTCGGCTTCGACGCCGTGTGCACCGGCCACTACGCCGCTGTGCGCCCCGGCCCGGACGGCGGCCTCGAGCTGCACCGGGCCGCCGACGATGCCAAGGACCAGTCCTACGTCCTCGGCGTGCTCACCGCGGACCAGCTCGCCCACTGCCTCTTCCCCCTCGCGGACACGCCCTCCAAGGAGCTCGTGCGCGCCGAGGCGGCCGAGCGCGGCCTGTCCGTGGCCGCCAAGCCAGACTCCCACGACATCTGCTTCATCCCGGACGGGGACACCCGCGGCTGGCTCGCCGAGCGCATCGACCTGACGCCCGGCCCGATCGTGGACGCGGACGGCCGCGCCGTGGGCGAGCACGCCGGCGCGCAGGCGTTCACGGTGGGCCAGCGCAAGGGCCTGGCCATCGGCCGCCCCGCCCCGGACGGCCGGCCGCGGTTCGTGCTCGAGGTGCGGCCCAAGGAGAACACCGTGGTGGTGGGCGGCCGGGAGCTGCTGGACGTGGACCGCATCACCGGCATCCGCCCCACGTGGGCCGGCGCCGCGCTGCCCGAGGCGCGGACGGGGGAGTGGTTCGACTGCGCCCTGCAGTTCCGCGCCCACGGGGAGATCGTCGACGCGCGGGCCCGGCAGCTCGAGGACGAGGCCGGCGGTCCGCGCTGGGAGATCGAGCCGGCCCGGGCGCTGCGGGGCGTGGCGCCGGGGCAGACCGCCGTGCTCTACCGCGGCACCCGCGTGCTGGGCCAGGCCACCATCGACACCGCCCGCAATGCCCGACTCGCCGCCGGATCCGATGCGTAG
- the folP gene encoding dihydropteroate synthase translates to MTLTEPALRHPVRRFARREVDFRRRILTMAVVNRTPDSFYDDGAAFALEAAVDQARAAAEAGAEWVDVGGVPFAPGPALDPGEEARRVVPLIAALRGEAAERSEAVAGLILSADTFEPAVAEAAIAAGADVVNDTSGLVHADLGRVVAASQAHLVVTHSLAHVHGPRAVAPQPRYDDVVAEVREYLLRTVERAVALGVPEERIIVDPGHDLNKNTLHTLEITRRLDEIAALGLPVLAAVSNKDFIGESLDQHRHERLAGSLAAAVACVHGGARILRMHDAAASVSAARLLECVFGWREPARLVHNMGEANPAPDRTSLAEHRAGRVRAGGTR, encoded by the coding sequence ATGACCCTGACCGAGCCCGCCCTGCGCCACCCCGTCCGCCGCTTCGCCCGCCGCGAGGTGGACTTCCGCCGTCGCATCCTGACGATGGCCGTGGTGAACCGCACCCCGGACTCCTTCTACGACGACGGCGCGGCGTTCGCCCTCGAGGCCGCCGTGGACCAGGCCCGGGCGGCCGCCGAGGCCGGCGCGGAGTGGGTGGACGTGGGCGGGGTCCCGTTCGCGCCCGGCCCCGCCCTGGACCCCGGCGAGGAGGCCCGGCGGGTGGTGCCGCTCATCGCGGCCCTGCGCGGGGAGGCCGCCGAGCGCTCCGAGGCCGTGGCCGGGCTGATCCTCTCCGCGGACACGTTCGAGCCCGCCGTCGCCGAGGCGGCCATCGCGGCGGGCGCCGACGTCGTCAACGACACCTCCGGCCTCGTTCACGCGGACCTGGGCCGCGTGGTGGCCGCCTCGCAGGCCCACCTCGTGGTCACCCACTCGCTGGCGCACGTCCACGGCCCCCGGGCGGTGGCGCCGCAGCCCCGGTACGACGACGTCGTCGCGGAGGTCCGCGAGTACCTGCTGCGCACCGTGGAGCGGGCCGTCGCCCTGGGCGTCCCCGAGGAGCGGATCATCGTGGACCCGGGGCACGACCTGAACAAGAACACCCTGCACACGCTCGAGATCACGCGGCGGCTGGACGAGATCGCCGCGCTCGGGCTCCCCGTCCTGGCCGCCGTGTCCAACAAGGACTTCATCGGCGAGAGCCTGGACCAGCACCGCCATGAGCGCCTCGCCGGCTCGCTCGCCGCCGCCGTGGCCTGCGTGCACGGCGGCGCCCGGATCCTGCGCATGCACGACGCCGCCGCGTCCGTCTCCGCCGCCCGCCTGCTCGAGTGCGTGTTCGGCTGGCGCGAGCCCGCCCGCCTGGTGCACAACATGGGCGAGGCCAACCCCGCCCCGGACCGCACCTCCCTGGCCGAGCACCGTGCCGGCCGCGTCCGGGCCGGAGGGACGCGGTGA
- the mtrB gene encoding MtrAB system histidine kinase MtrB — MTVSGAGSAAAPGPDAGPGGSAPPPSGARRRPWTPVRGWRGLRRRWGRSLQLRTAVLAGLLTLLAGLAFSGLLTQQITQALFDSRYEQVQAEARRGLSQVRDTFAQTSATDAQSTDALVTQTLRALEGDSGTTIRRRYHLAPLPDSESAYVGTISSTGLDPGVIPADLQEAVASGPGVYDASVALPDASGATRPGLVFGAQVVLPPGAAYGLYLVYDLSDVQESLDSVLRVLLVFGAGFLLVNVLVSWWASRRVVRPVQQAARAAESISGGNLAVRMPVRGEDEMARLGTSFNRMADSIQDQIGQLAQLSQMQQRFVSDVSHELRTPLTTVRMAADVLYGSRDDFDPVNRRSTELLYHQVDRFQAMLADLLEITRFDAGAATPALEETDMLELARDVVLTAQPLADQIGVPVYLVPMDRDRPDGYGARVDPRRIERILRNLVNNAIEHAEGRPVDVLVAADEEAVSLAVVDYGIGMSPEEVQRVFDRFWRADPSRKRTTGGSGLGLAIATEDTRLHGGRLEAWGELGEGSTFMVTLPRQPRETAPGAEAPEPIGRSVLPMPPQYSTADRRFAEDLTRPVPQDPDVDGFDVVDPDAAAGTDGAGGPAEAAEPASSARHAEQALLPPSRLLGAPAAQGDDGGRSGRDPGEDDR; from the coding sequence ATGACCGTCTCCGGCGCCGGCTCCGCTGCGGCCCCCGGGCCGGACGCCGGCCCGGGCGGGTCCGCGCCCCCGCCGTCCGGCGCTCGGCGCCGCCCGTGGACCCCGGTCCGCGGCTGGCGCGGGCTGCGCCGCCGCTGGGGCCGGTCCCTGCAGCTGCGCACCGCCGTGCTGGCCGGGCTGCTCACCCTCCTGGCCGGGCTGGCGTTCTCCGGACTGCTCACCCAGCAGATCACGCAGGCCCTCTTCGACTCCCGCTACGAGCAGGTCCAGGCCGAGGCCCGCCGCGGCCTGAGCCAGGTGCGGGACACGTTCGCGCAGACCTCCGCCACGGACGCCCAGAGCACGGACGCGCTCGTCACCCAGACGCTGCGCGCCCTCGAGGGCGACTCCGGCACCACCATCCGCCGCCGCTACCACCTGGCGCCGCTGCCGGACTCGGAGTCCGCCTACGTGGGCACGATCTCCTCGACCGGCCTGGACCCCGGCGTGATCCCGGCGGACCTGCAGGAGGCCGTCGCCTCCGGCCCCGGCGTCTACGACGCCAGCGTGGCCCTGCCCGATGCCTCCGGCGCCACGCGGCCCGGCCTCGTCTTCGGCGCCCAGGTGGTGCTCCCGCCGGGCGCCGCCTACGGCCTCTACCTCGTCTACGACCTCTCCGACGTGCAGGAGTCCCTCGACTCCGTGCTGCGGGTGCTGCTCGTGTTCGGCGCCGGGTTCCTGCTGGTCAACGTGCTCGTGTCCTGGTGGGCCTCGCGGCGCGTGGTGCGGCCCGTGCAGCAGGCCGCCCGGGCCGCCGAGTCCATCTCCGGCGGCAACCTGGCCGTGCGCATGCCGGTGCGCGGCGAGGACGAGATGGCTCGCCTGGGCACCTCGTTCAACCGGATGGCGGACAGCATCCAGGACCAGATCGGCCAGCTCGCGCAGCTCTCCCAGATGCAGCAGCGGTTCGTCTCGGACGTCTCCCACGAGCTGCGCACCCCGCTGACCACCGTGCGGATGGCCGCGGACGTGCTCTACGGCTCCCGCGACGACTTCGATCCCGTCAACCGCCGCTCCACCGAGCTGCTCTACCACCAGGTCGACCGCTTCCAGGCCATGCTCGCCGACCTGCTCGAGATCACCCGGTTCGACGCCGGCGCCGCCACCCCGGCCCTCGAGGAGACCGACATGCTCGAGCTCGCCCGCGACGTCGTTCTCACCGCCCAGCCGCTGGCGGACCAGATCGGCGTGCCCGTCTACCTGGTGCCGATGGACCGGGATCGCCCGGACGGCTACGGGGCCCGCGTGGACCCGCGCCGCATCGAGCGCATCCTGCGCAACCTGGTGAACAACGCGATCGAGCACGCCGAGGGCCGACCCGTGGACGTGCTCGTGGCCGCCGACGAGGAGGCCGTCAGTCTGGCCGTGGTGGACTACGGCATCGGCATGAGCCCCGAGGAGGTGCAGCGCGTGTTCGACCGGTTCTGGCGCGCCGACCCCTCGCGCAAGCGCACCACGGGCGGCTCCGGGCTCGGCCTGGCGATCGCCACCGAGGACACCCGCCTGCACGGCGGACGGCTCGAGGCCTGGGGCGAGCTGGGGGAGGGCTCCACCTTCATGGTGACCCTGCCGCGGCAGCCGCGCGAGACCGCCCCGGGCGCCGAGGCGCCCGAGCCGATCGGCCGGTCGGTGCTGCCCATGCCTCCGCAGTACAGCACCGCGGACCGTCGGTTCGCCGAGGACCTCACCCGGCCCGTGCCGCAGGACCCCGACGTCGACGGGTTCGACGTCGTCGACCCCGACGCCGCGGCGGGGACGGACGGCGCCGGCGGGCCCGCGGAGGCCGCGGAGCCGGCGTCCTCGGCGCGCCACGCCGAGCAGGCGCTGCTCCCGCCCTCCCGCCTCCTGGGCGCGCCGGCCGCGCAGGGGGACGACGGCGGACGGTCCGGCCGCGACCCCGGAGAGGACGACCGATGA